The nucleotide sequence TACTTGCGCTGGAAATAATTGTATCAATTCTGAAGAAAGGCGAAAGGCGAATGCGCAGGTGTATTAATACTGCAAATGAGTGTGTGAAATGCAAGCGAATGCTGTAAATATGCAAAAGCAACGCCTCGATATGTTCAAATGCATGGACTAAGTGCGATGAGAATTCAAATTGCGAATTTGCCGCACTCTTTTCTTTGCTCTTGCTCATGTTCATGTGCTTTGATGCACCTACAGATGTGAACGGTATGCAAATGACAGTTTTTCATGCGTAGATAATCAATAATCAATAGATCAATGAAGTAAATTAGTAAATTAAgaattgatataaaaaaaatttaaatactcgtGAATAgatttaattgcaaaaaaaaaaatctgactaTACCATAAAaacacatgtatttattttaaagaatcCAAAGCATaaaatcataagaaataaaaacaacgcaaattatattttttaaataattatttttcgtctgcattttatttcgtattattaaataaaaacaataatcattaaattataatttaaattataatagtTTTAGGTaaagtatattatttataaaatcaaatacacaATTCAACTTTTCGTATGTTTTACTTaagttaaatgaaaattaaacgaAGAGAAAGTAGAAGTTGTTCGTTCAGCAAAATTGAGGCGAGAAAAGACTAAGCGCGTCACCACGAAGCTTTCACGCATAGCTTTAAACTTTCGTCAAATGAAAGATTTGGCGTGCCTTCGATACAAAGCAGTGCAGGAAATTTGCgcgcgaaaaaaattgtattttttttttacttttttcttgctTCTGCCGTATgcttatttgaatttcttaaatttaaacaaaagtttttccTTTGAAAATTGTCGCTTTCTTTTCGCCTTCTCCTGtgcataaatattaatatatactagtaaaataattttgtatgctTTGCAAATTACAAACATTTACTTGTGGTTTGCTTTCACTTATACAAATAGTTGGcgtaatgtttttataaatacacaaattattaaaaaatataattcacttACAACGTAAAATATGTGGCTACATGCAACTTTTTACAATTCCTTAAACGATAAGCAATACAAGCGATACTAAAACAAGTAAATAATACTTATCAATAATTTGACGTAAATTTAAAACAACTGAACTTATCGAAATAAGTAGGAAATTCTTGAATGCATTTATGAAATACgcaatttatacatatgtatgagtgtgtaaGTAGTTCTACTTACAAATCGGCTTatctgtatgtatttattactCTTGCGTTTTTAATTGATTTCTTGTAAAATGCAAATTATTCTAGTATTTATATTGTAGAAAGCGAGTTTTATGCAAGCTCTCTTTcgaagtgaaaaatataatacaagtaTGATAAAAATGGCAAGCAATTGTGGGGAAAACGGCCTTTTCACTTAAGAAATTGCAATGTgctataatttaattttgatttttaattcattcgtttgattgaaaaaaaaacttttctgacaactacaaatattttcaaaattaaaattttttaatgtatgtaaatataaatttttattcttttggaCAATTTAATAACCATTTGACTGTTCCACATAAAGattgtttcaataaaaatttgttttacacGAAAACatctatcaaaattaaaaatttaaatatgtatacgtttctaaaacaaaaaggggttgaaaaaattaaaaaaaaaaaaaaaaattggaaaaagatattggaaaataaattaaaactgcttttttaattaaaaaaaagttttttgtgcaAGGTTtctattaaaacaaatattttcttttaattttgaactatgaaaaaaaatttaattataactttctaaaacaaaaagaatttgaaaaaaattaaaaaaaaaatttaattataaccctctaaaacaaaaagaatttgaaaaagttaaaaaaaaatttaaaaaaatgttaaaaaaactttgaaaaaaatttattatgcatttttaaaacaaaaagaatttaaaaaaaatttggaaaaaaataaaattggtttttgtttattaaaaaaaaaaaattttgtgcaagtttttcaaaaaaaaaaaaattatttttttaaatgttgaactatggaaatagaacttaaattaaaaaaaaaaaaaaattaaataaaaaatggttttagagaaacaaattatttttaagaatacattttttcattgtaatacattttttaagaaataatatttgaaaaaattaaaaaaaaatataaggaaaATCTTTTCagagaaactatttttttcgttttaagcaaataaaatttttttcgcattagaataaactttttaagaaataaaactaaaaaaaaaattagaaaaaaacattttcagagaaactacaataattttttcttcgttttaaacaaacacaatttttttacattgtagtaaattgtttgagaaataaaatttgaaaaaattaaaaaaaattgaaaaaaatattttcagaggaaCTGTACTAGAATAaacattttaagaaataaaacgtgaaaaaagtaaaaagaaaacttttttagaGAAActaagataattttttcttagttttaaacaaataaaaatattttgtttgcactaaaactaaattttttggaaaaataatttgagaaaaaatgacaaaaaataccaaaaattgcaatattaattttatttcagcttattatatttatttttattttcaattaatatttaaatttttcgaattgctaaaaaaattactttgaaaactgtaaattatttttccaagtgcaaaatttaattaaaatataaaaaacaaaactttaataataaactttttcagagaaaccaattttttcttcgttttaaacaaataaagatatttttttttgcactaaaacaaacttttttggaaaaacaatttgaaaaaaacataCCAAAAATTGCATTTCTGCTTAAAGttttatggtatttttatttttaattaatattttaaatttctaatttgctaaaaaaactatttcgaaAACTGTAAGCGAATATTCTAggagcaaaatttaattaaaaataaagtaataaaaattacgaaaaattcaaatatgtattacttttatttaggcttaattcttttatttttatttttatttatatttttaattaattgatgaagcttttgaattgttttaaaaattacttcGAAGACTCTAAATTAATAGTCCAAGTGCAACtctgcaattaaaaaattcatatgcatttattattacttttgaaCGCGAAAAATGTAGCCTATCCCCAAAAAATTTGCCCTTTAGTTTATATGAAATGTAtcaattttattgcatattaaaCATGAGAAAGTTAAagatgtgtttttttaatatcggaACCAAACATTCTTCAATCACTTGCttgtatatcaaaaataaataaatacatttgaatTGCCCATGCCTGCTTCAAGACTTCTCCTTTGCttgcattaatattaaataattttttaatgaactaCTTTTACGTATGGTAAATTGTAAATCGCTTTACgtatagtaaataaaataatttccacGCAGTAATAAAcacttaaattatattttatgcctttaaattaaatttaacattcAGTATTTACAGTGGGGTATTTCGTGCTTGCTCTGGTTCGTTGGctctttgtttttattgataGTAGTGcttttttgataaatgttttcatacatatatttctcacAATAGCTCATATAACCTGTTTTTTCTTCAAACTCATACTTACAAACACTACATACATTTATTAAATGCTACAAATaaacatgaaatatattttacaaatgctTTTAAACGCTCTCtacattttacaataatattttaattatatttctattttctcATTTGACTTCGTGCCCTTGCtgatattcgatttttttcttagcAATTTTACATGCGTCTGTATACGTATAAGtagtattattgttatttttgtaatgcAATATGGCGTTGGCGTTTTTGGCAGTGGTAATTTTTCTCAACCCCGCTGGGCAAcgacaaaaaacactttttcccTGCTCTGTCTACCTTTTGTATGCTTTTCATACGcatttcattaacattttttacttgttttttttcgtgATTCATTCAAAACATTGCATTTCGCTTTGTTAGTGAAatatgcttttttatattagtttaaatcAGTCTATTTGAGTAGAGAGTTGAAAAACGAATtaggaaaatgtgaaataaatatgcatatatagatacatatatattttaataaaaaaaaaatattttcatagaaCGTTTTTTGACGCGCCCATTTGATGTGCTTTTCGTATCTCGttcatttttcctatttttaacacacttttcaCTATTTTACCATTAATTCGCTTTataacttttcacattatttatttgaaaaacaatggAGCAAGGGtatgtactttttttataagctattgACTTCTGTTAATTCGTTTAGTGAAGTTTTATACAAATTGTGCTttgctgttgtttgttttttttttcattcatttccattaaggtatttttttttgttttttatgttttttgctttcattgaaAATGGACTAGAATTACGTAGTTTAGCTTGCTTTTAGTTTGtggttttattataatatagatttttgtaatttatatttttattcattaaatttaccattcaagtatttaaacatattttttacagttaTAAAATAGCAGAAAGTAATATGGCGACTTGTTTCTTACAACTTTTCACTTCCTACATAAAGTTTTCAACAGCTTTAAAGCTCAAAAGtgcataaacttaaaaaatgcaatgctgGAAATGAGCGCAACACCTGCCAGATGTTATATTGAAGATCACAAAAGAGCACATGTTTTACACCTACTTCTACCTCTACCAATAGCAAATTGCGCTCTTCACTCACTCTCTTTTCTAGTTTCTAATTTCCACATActaactctctctctctcttcacCATCTCGTTGCGGTTGTGCTCATTTACAGCTGCGAAAAACTGCTCGTGGACACCCAGTGCGCTGTATCTGGTCGTACCATTAACTATATAGGACCATAGTCGCTCAGCGCCTGCCCGGGGTGTTGCGCGCCCGGCCCACCGGGCAACGTAACGACCACGGACACCGCGCGTGAATCGATCACCGAACCGGGCGCCGTACTTGGTCCATTGCCCCCGCCGCCATTGCCCCCACCCGGTCCCATTGGAacgccaccaccaccgccatTACCATTGCCATAAACGCCAGGCATACTCATATTACCAGGCGTACCGACGCCGAtgccaccgccaccgccaccgtGCAACATACTGCCAGGAGGAGCCCCAACACCAACACCGCCGCCAACCGTACTATTGCTCATACCCGCTGTGCTCATTAGAGTACCGTGTCCGCCCAGCACGCTGCCACCGCCAATTGTactgccgccgccgccgccaccaccaccgccaccgccCATGGTTGAAGCTCCGCCTGACTCTCCATGTCATACGTGACTCGCTGCCGGTTGTTTAAGAACATGATGGTGCAAATGGTGGTGACTGGTGGAAGCCACCGATGCGCCGCCCGCCTGTGTGTATGGTGTGGCGAGCAGCGAACCAGCCGCCGATCCCACAGGCATACCCATGCCAGAGCCGGCGTACGGATGCGGTATGGGCGGTCGCGGTTTAATGAGTGCCTGATTGGCGCCGGTGCGATCAGGTGCGCCAAAAAGTCGACGCCAGAAACGACGCCAACTTTCTAACGTCTTACCAGACCAGATCCAAACGCCCGATGTAATACCTACGGCCAGTGCCATAAAGTACTTCAGCATTAGCACTGAGTACAATGGTTTCTTGCCAGGTCCTTTCACCGGTTCACACGGGCAAGCGAGCGCTTTGATCCAGTCCTCGAAGTAGGCGGCTTCATACAGGTAGCATCCGATTACGATGGTTGCGGGGACGGTGTAGAGGACGGAAAATATGCCAATACGTATCATAAGCTTTTCTAATTTGTCCGCCTTAACACCGGCGCCAACGCCGCCTTGTTGTTTGATTACGGAACGTATGCGAAAGAGTGAAACGAAGCCCGCCATCAGAAAGGTGGTGCCGATGACGAGGTATACGAAGAGCGGTGCCAGTACGAATGTCTTCAGATGATCTGGATTGAGATTACCAACATAGCAAATGCCGAGTATGGGATCACCATCCGCGGCTGAGAGCAGCAACACGGCCACCGATTGCACTGTGGGTATGAGCCAGGCGGCCAAGTGAAAATATTGCGAATGTTTGGTAATGGCTTCATTGCCCCACTTGAGGCCAGCGGCCAAGAACC is from Anastrepha ludens isolate Willacy chromosome 4, idAnaLude1.1, whole genome shotgun sequence and encodes:
- the LOC128860137 gene encoding uncharacterized protein LOC128860137, whose product is MGGGGGGGGGGGSTIGGGSVLGGHGTLMSTAGMSNSTVGGGVGVGAPPGSMLHGGGGGGIGVGTPGNMSMPGVYGNGNGGGGGVPMGPGGGNGGGGNGPSTAPGSVIDSRAVSVVVTLPGGPGAQHPGQALSDYGPI